In Enterobacter sp. 638, a single window of DNA contains:
- the fepC gene encoding iron-enterobactin ABC transporter ATP-binding protein, whose protein sequence is MIQTATRLRGENLTLGYGKKTVAQALNVSIPDGHFTAIIGPNGCGKSTLLRTLSRLMTPQHGSVYLDGEQIQQFASKEVARRIGLLAQNATTPGDITVQELVARGRYPHQPMFTRWRKEDEAAVTAAMRATGITDLAGQSVDTLSGGQRQRAWIAMVLAQETSIMLLDEPTTWLDISHQIDLLELLSELNRTQGYTLAAVLHDLNQACRYATHLIALRDGKIVAEGAPKEIVTPELIERIYGMRCMIIDDPIAGTPLVVPIGRRAV, encoded by the coding sequence ATGATCCAGACAGCGACCCGCTTGCGCGGCGAAAACCTCACCCTCGGTTACGGCAAAAAAACCGTGGCGCAGGCGTTAAATGTGTCGATCCCCGACGGCCATTTTACGGCAATTATTGGCCCGAACGGCTGCGGGAAATCCACGCTGCTGCGCACTCTAAGCCGTCTGATGACGCCGCAGCACGGGAGCGTGTATCTCGACGGAGAACAGATTCAGCAGTTCGCCAGTAAAGAGGTGGCGCGGCGCATCGGGCTGCTGGCGCAAAACGCCACGACGCCGGGCGACATCACCGTGCAGGAGCTGGTCGCCCGCGGGCGTTATCCGCATCAGCCGATGTTTACCCGCTGGCGTAAAGAGGATGAAGCGGCGGTGACCGCCGCAATGCGGGCGACGGGCATTACCGATCTCGCCGGGCAAAGCGTCGATACGCTCTCCGGCGGGCAGCGACAGCGCGCGTGGATTGCGATGGTGCTGGCGCAAGAGACGTCGATCATGCTGCTGGATGAGCCGACGACCTGGCTGGATATCAGCCACCAGATTGATCTGCTGGAGTTGCTGAGTGAACTCAACCGCACGCAGGGGTATACCCTGGCGGCGGTGTTGCACGATTTGAATCAGGCGTGCCGCTACGCCACGCATTTGATTGCATTGCGCGACGGGAAAATCGTCGCGGAAGGCGCGCCGAAAGAGATTGTGACGCCAGAGCTGATCGAGCGGATCTATGGGATGCGCTGCATGATTATCGACGATCCGATTGCCGGTACACCGCTGGTGGTGCCGATAGGACGGCGTGCGGTCTGA
- the fepG gene encoding iron-enterobactin ABC transporter permease, producing the protein MITPSRRLVSTCLLLVMASVVAAVWSLRSGAVTLDFTQVFNALTGSAPRNITMVVTEWRLPRVVMAILVGAALGVSGAIFQSLLRNPLGSPDVMGFNTGAWSGVLVAMVLFGQHLTAIAFAAMAGGVLTSLVVWALAWRNGIETFRLIIIGIGIRAMLMAFNTWLLLHASLETSLTAGLWNAGSLNGLTWAKTLPATPIIMMMLVCAWLLVRRMRLLEMGDDSACALGVSVERSRLTLMLVAVVLTAAATAIAGPISFIALVAPHIARRISGTARWGLTQSALCGALLLLVADLCAQQLFMPYQLPVGVVTVSLGGIYLIVLLVQESRKK; encoded by the coding sequence GTGATAACCCCTTCCCGCCGATTAGTCAGCACCTGCCTGCTGCTGGTGATGGCCAGCGTCGTGGCCGCCGTCTGGAGTTTGCGCAGCGGTGCGGTGACGCTCGATTTCACCCAGGTCTTTAACGCCCTCACCGGCAGCGCCCCGCGCAATATCACGATGGTGGTCACCGAATGGCGTTTGCCGCGCGTGGTGATGGCAATTTTGGTGGGCGCCGCGCTTGGCGTAAGCGGTGCGATTTTCCAGTCGCTGCTGCGCAACCCGCTGGGCAGTCCGGACGTGATGGGCTTCAATACTGGCGCGTGGAGCGGCGTGTTGGTCGCGATGGTGCTGTTTGGTCAGCATCTCACGGCGATTGCCTTTGCGGCGATGGCGGGCGGCGTGCTGACCTCGCTTGTCGTCTGGGCGCTAGCCTGGCGCAACGGAATCGAGACCTTCCGCCTGATCATTATCGGCATTGGTATTCGTGCCATGCTGATGGCGTTTAACACCTGGCTGCTGTTGCATGCGTCGCTTGAAACGTCGCTCACCGCCGGGCTGTGGAACGCCGGGTCGCTAAACGGCCTGACGTGGGCCAAAACGCTACCCGCCACGCCGATTATCATGATGATGCTTGTCTGTGCGTGGCTGCTGGTGCGCCGCATGCGCCTGCTGGAGATGGGTGACGATAGCGCCTGCGCGCTGGGCGTGAGCGTTGAACGCTCGCGTCTGACGCTGATGCTGGTCGCCGTTGTCCTTACCGCTGCCGCCACCGCCATTGCCGGCCCCATTTCGTTTATCGCGCTGGTTGCCCCGCATATCGCCCGCCGCATCAGCGGCACGGCGCGCTGGGGTCTCACCCAGTCGGCGCTGTGCGGCGCGCTTTTATTGCTGGTCGCGGATCTCTGCGCCCAGCAGCTGTTTATGCCTTATCAACTGCCGGTGGGCGTCGTGACCGTCAGTCTTGGCGGTATCTATCTCATCGTGTTGTTAGTTCAGGAGTCCCGCAAGAAATGA
- the fepD gene encoding Fe(3+)-siderophore ABC transporter permease: MLSSPLAVRAVALPALLMLLILAMALSLLVGAKPLPASVIVDALSGTCQSADCTIVLDARLPRTLAGLLAGAALGLAGALMQTLTRNPLADPGILGVNAGASFAIVLGAALFGFSSPTEQLVMAFCGALAASLIVAFTGSQGGGQLSPVRLTLAGVALGAVLEGLSSGIALLNPDVWDQLRFWQAGSLDIRTLQTLQIVTIPVLIAAAVALFLSRALNSLSLGSDTATALGSRVARTQLIGLLTITVLCGSATAVVGPIAFIGLMMPHMARWLVGADHRWSLPVTLLATPVLLLFADIIGRLLVPGELRVSVVSAFIGAPVLIFLVRRKRGGAL; the protein is encoded by the coding sequence ATGTTGTCTTCTCCTCTCGCGGTACGCGCCGTTGCGCTGCCCGCTTTGTTGATGCTGTTAATTCTTGCTATGGCGCTCAGCCTGCTGGTCGGCGCAAAACCGCTGCCGGCATCCGTCATTGTTGATGCCCTTTCCGGCACATGCCAAAGCGCCGACTGCACGATTGTGCTCGACGCACGACTGCCGCGCACGCTCGCCGGATTGTTGGCAGGCGCGGCGCTTGGCCTGGCGGGAGCGCTCATGCAAACGCTGACTCGCAATCCGCTGGCCGATCCCGGCATTCTGGGCGTCAACGCGGGGGCCAGTTTCGCGATTGTGCTCGGCGCAGCGCTGTTTGGCTTCTCCTCCCCCACAGAGCAACTGGTGATGGCCTTTTGCGGTGCGCTTGCCGCATCGTTGATCGTCGCCTTCACCGGCAGTCAGGGCGGTGGACAGTTAAGCCCGGTACGCCTGACGCTAGCGGGTGTCGCGCTCGGCGCGGTGCTCGAAGGGCTATCGAGCGGCATTGCGCTGCTCAATCCCGACGTGTGGGATCAACTGCGCTTCTGGCAGGCCGGATCGCTGGATATTCGCACGCTACAGACGTTGCAAATTGTCACGATCCCGGTGCTTATCGCCGCCGCCGTTGCGCTGTTTTTAAGCCGCGCACTCAACAGCCTGAGCCTCGGCAGCGACACCGCCACCGCGCTCGGTAGCCGCGTGGCGCGAACGCAATTAATTGGATTATTAACGATAACCGTGTTGTGCGGCAGCGCGACGGCGGTCGTCGGGCCGATTGCCTTTATTGGCCTGATGATGCCGCACATGGCACGCTGGCTGGTGGGGGCCGATCACCGCTGGTCGCTCCCCGTTACGCTGCTCGCGACGCCCGTTCTGCTGCTGTTTGCCGATATTATTGGCCGCCTGCTGGTGCCGGGCGAGCTGCGCGTGTCGGTGGTGAGCGCCTTTATCGGCGCACCGGTGCTGATTTTCCTGGTTCGCCGTAAGCGTGGAGGTGCGCTGTGA
- the entS gene encoding enterobactin transporter EntS has product MNQKSWLLNLSLLKTHPAFRAVFIARFISILSLGLLGVAVPVQIQAMTQSSWLVGLSVTLTGSAMFIGLMVGGVLADRYERKKLILLARGTCGVGFIGLCLNAMLPEPSLIAIYALGLWDGFFASLGVTALLAATPALVGRENLMQAGGITMLTVRLGSVISPMVGGLLLATGNVAWNYGLAAAGTFITTLTLLRLPLLPPPPQPREHPLKSLMAAIRFLFSNPLIGGIALLGGLLTMASAVRVLYPALAIEWQMSASQIGLLYAAIPLGAAFGALTSGNLAHSARPGLIMLSATVASFIAIAFFSLMPFWALGVVCLALFGWLSAVSSLLQYTLIQTQTPEGMLGRINGLWTAQNVTGDAIGAAILGGLGVIMTPVASASSSGFVLAIVGVILLMTLVELRRFRQEPMLKDSAA; this is encoded by the coding sequence ATGAATCAAAAATCCTGGCTGCTTAATCTCAGCCTGCTCAAGACGCACCCCGCGTTTCGTGCCGTTTTTATTGCGCGTTTTATCTCCATTTTATCCCTCGGACTGCTCGGCGTTGCCGTGCCGGTACAGATCCAGGCCATGACGCAATCCAGCTGGCTGGTTGGTTTGTCTGTGACCTTGACGGGCAGCGCGATGTTTATTGGGCTGATGGTCGGCGGGGTGCTGGCGGATCGCTACGAGCGCAAAAAATTGATTCTGCTGGCGCGCGGCACGTGCGGCGTTGGCTTTATTGGCCTGTGCCTGAACGCCATGCTCCCGGAGCCGTCGCTCATTGCAATTTATGCGCTGGGTTTATGGGACGGTTTCTTCGCCTCGCTGGGCGTGACGGCACTGCTGGCGGCTACGCCTGCGCTGGTCGGGCGTGAAAATTTGATGCAGGCGGGCGGAATCACTATGCTCACCGTGCGTCTCGGATCGGTGATTTCGCCGATGGTGGGCGGCCTGTTGCTGGCAACCGGCAACGTGGCATGGAACTACGGTCTGGCGGCAGCGGGCACTTTTATCACTACGTTGACTCTGCTGCGTTTGCCGCTTTTGCCACCCCCGCCACAGCCGCGCGAACACCCGCTGAAATCGTTGATGGCGGCGATTCGTTTTCTGTTTAGCAATCCACTGATTGGCGGCATCGCGCTGTTGGGCGGGCTGCTGACGATGGCGAGTGCGGTGCGCGTGCTCTATCCGGCGCTGGCGATTGAGTGGCAGATGAGCGCCTCGCAGATTGGCCTGCTGTATGCGGCGATTCCGCTCGGTGCGGCGTTTGGCGCGCTGACCAGTGGCAATCTGGCGCACAGCGCGCGTCCGGGGCTGATTATGCTCTCTGCAACCGTCGCTTCGTTTATCGCCATCGCTTTCTTTAGCCTGATGCCGTTCTGGGCGTTGGGCGTGGTGTGTCTGGCACTGTTTGGCTGGCTGAGCGCGGTGAGTTCGCTGCTGCAATACACCCTGATTCAGACTCAGACGCCGGAAGGGATGCTGGGGCGCATCAACGGTTTATGGACGGCGCAGAACGTGACGGGCGATGCGATTGGCGCAGCGATCCTGGGCGGGCTTGGCGTGATTATGACGCCGGTGGCATCGGCCAGCAGCAGTGGGTTTGTGCTGGCGATTGTCGGTGTGATTTTGCTGATGACGTTGGTGGAGCTGCGGCGGTTCCGTCAGGAACCGATGTTGAAGGATAGTGCAGCCTGA